CGATAAATAGATGGCTGATCTTCCTAGTCACTCGACTCTGTAATGCATTTTAGACAGTCGATCAGGGCCGAGATAGCAGCAGTGACGCATCAACTGCTGAGCCGTTCTCTACATCAGGTACTATTAAATAACTAAGTGGAATTCCCCAAACTTTCGGAATGATTTTACGTCCTAGATAACTCAGATCAATCTCTGAAGATGAACGCAACAGATTTTTGTGCTGCATTACCATACCATATAATTATGGACGAACATTGCCGTCTAATCCAGGCCGGGAAAGAACTTATGTACGTTTGGAGCACGTTGGCAGTGTCTCAGGGAAAAGAGCACCTGTAGTACGGTCaacacgacatgaaacacggtgcaattgcgtacgcggctttcttcgaggcggtgcggtgaagagTAGCTGTTAGGAGCGTAccgggacccttgctagcaccacccatcgctgcagtttgagacggtcccaactgctgcctccaccgcgccctTTCGAGAGCGTACGCAAACACACTGTGCTTCCTGCCGTTTTGACTCGGCAGTAGCTTCTCTGACTCCATCAGTTGTAATaacttttcttcagaaatcatGTTCCTGCAGAGCTTCTATCTGTTGGTACACCAATCATGCGCATTTTCGAAGTGAATAGGTAGGTtgtacaaagaagaaaaagagcgtTCATAGGAGAGAGCGATCTGGGACAAGGAGATGGAATCTCGGGGCCTGCTATTGACACCACAAGCCTACCATGTATTCTCGATCACGGTGCTGCATTCTACTGTGGAGCTGATGGACCTACAGTAGGCGTTTGCGCGGTAGGACCCTCGATCAACCGCGAGCTTCAAAAATCTGTTGGTTTGGACGCACCGCATACAACATCTTGTGGCATATGCTGTGCCATATTTATCGGAATGACTTATCAGAATACACTTCAGCACCATCACCTAGAACCTAGTACAATTCTAAAATATGAAACCCCACCAAGTTATATATGAGATTGTACACGAATGTTCATACTGAGCTGGGTATTTGCAGACCGCAAATCCCATTCGACTTCGACAACATTTGCAATTTTATCAACGCCGTATTCGTGCTCCAAGTGAAAACATCTCCAACAGATatgaagaaacaaattgaTGAGGAGAAGTGAATCGGCTTTCCTGAGCGGTTAGCTTCTACCGAGAAACAAAtctgttgaaattttcagcGGAGATGGCTCAACGGCCAGCGCCACATATCATCATGGACATCATTTGAAGTTGAAAGGGCAGATGATGCTACTATCTGATAATAAAGTAGGTACCACTATAATTTTTCATGCTGATGAATACCGTCTATTTACGGAACCATTCGAAAATCATGGTCTTGTCTTGAGAtatttcatgtcattttttgTACTGGCAATGTCAATGTCAGCTGTACAGTCAATTTATCAGGCCACTGTTTGTATCCACCTAGACTGGCAACAATTTGCTGGCACGAAGAAGAGGCACTGAAGAAAGCACTTTGTTGTCCATTTTCAAACCGACGTTGAGGTACATGTCGCGTACCGTACGTACGACTGtacgtatagtagggtcaaaacgacatgaaacacgtacgcaattgcgtacgcagcttttctcgaggcggtgcggcgAAGCGTGGTAGTTAGGAGAATAGCGGAACTCTTATTGGtatcacccatcgctgcagtttgcgacggtcccaactcggctCCACCTgctacctccaccgcgccgtttcgaccgcgtacgcaaatgcaccgcaactacgctcgtgattcatgtcgttttgacccgtctaTATCGACGTGTACCGTACGTATCGACGAAACGTAAGGCGGAACTGAAGATGTTGGGGTCCCCGTGGGCAAATATGGAGTTCAGAGTGTAGATTAGAAGTAAAGCGTGACCCTCGGTGTTCATTCCAGTCGCTCTGAAAATAGGGTTTGTTCCTTTGTGGTACGTGAAAACGCGTcactcttgtgcacgcgtcggtTTTCTCAgcagtttatttattactttttcctGAATAGGCCGGCGAGAAAATCTCATTGATgtttcccacaccgtttttcaagatgattagggagaattgagcgagGACACGCTCTACTCGTAGTCTACActtcgaactctatatttgcccacagagatcTCAATCTCAgatcgtagattttggagGCCGTAAacagcggcccggaagatacggcttcgagcgttccggcacgctatttGCTACAagaagttctattggagcgcgccagcacgagttcttgtgcacgcgccacatcttccgtggccgtttttttacggcgattaggaagaaatggacggaataacccccctctccataatctaatacttcgtatacgaatacttcacctgaaatctgcaccacctcagatacgtggggtgatgcctttaaaatacgATATCGTTCATCTAAATGTCTGCATATAAAGTTTACAAAATCTTACAAAATCTATAAATTTCTATGTAGTTATACACTGATCTCCCGTTATCGACACTATTTGAGTACCCATATTAAGAGATGATGTGTTAGTAAGACACAGCAACATAGCGCTCTCTTGTTTTATAAACGAGTTTTGTGCTCTGTGTGCTCAGCCTTATCTTTGGTCTGGGATTCATGAAGTATTACTCAGTCTAAGCAGGAAACAATACTCCTAATGAATAATCTCCAAAAGATCATtgaattttcaaggattcttTAGTCGCAGGATTTGTTTACGTTTTCTATGCTTGATGCTGTTCTCTACAATTCCTCTAATGATAGCATGACCCTGATGTGTTGTTTTTTATGTCCGTTTTTAAACAACATAAATCATCCAACTAACATCTACACCAAGAGCCGAAGGATAAATcgcaaagaagaatgcatctgATAAGAGGAATGCATCTgtattacgcgggaactcgcctCCTATTTAGggttgatatttgattgcgctagtcacatCACCACAGGAATCTAACGGCGGAAGGAAAGTCTTCGGATCCTGAGGTACGATCCACACTTCCACTTGTATCAATAAGATCCTGCAGTAGAcccgaggtttttttttctgttgggCGGATAGGGCTCTTGGTTGCataaatcacgttcgatttcactttTCAGACACTGGAAGAGGCGAACTCGTCAGCCGAGAATAAAGGATTACAACACAAtttcgtgtccggctcaaccTAAGAGTGCAGAAACAGAATCATCCAACCAAAATCAGAGACTGACTGAACCATAAACAAATCCCGAGAGGGATCCTACCTAGACCAACACAAACGTCCTCTCTTATTAGCAATAGACCCCTCTCTCTATCATACACGACACTGTTCTCATTCGTCATCTAATTCTCCCGTTTTGACCACCTCTGACAAATGCCTCAGATTCTGCATGAAACGCTCTCGGACACTTGATAAAGTCTTCATTGATGGTATATTCGAGTAAGTGCACGTAACGTTCGTCACAACTCCCCATCCGCCGCCGCTTCGTATCGTACGCGGGCGCAGTTTCGCGTTGTTGTATTCGATAAATGTTCTATTAGAATCCATATGAAAATCTGGGAACACTCTCGtgttctacaattttttaaacctatctgaaaaaaattctaaggtTTTATTCTCATGTCATAGATGTTTTAGAGAGAGATTTTTTCTGACCtacgttaaaatttgaatggTCTCTATTAAGATTTGTATATTAATTCACCATTGCGTTTTATGGTGAGCTCATGAGGCTGCTGGTTGATACAGAGATAACAAATGTCTCAGAAAAATTAGCGGATATCTTTAGTCCTTGTTAACACTTTtcgattatttctttttttccaaattgatTAACGGGTAGgcaacattgaaaaaaataccgaTAGTTTCCGTAGCAGTGACTGAAACTTGAAATTAGAGAAATATCAAAGTAATCGTccatcctcttctttttctatgaaaGTTAAAATTGATAGAAAAAGACAAAGCGCTCTTTGGATACTTGTCcaattgcgatttttttttccttctgtggACAATATTGTGTGTATTCTTTATGTATAAGAGAATAGAATAGGgaagtgaaagagaaaaaaagcgttaaaggcatcatcccacgaatctgaggtggtgcagatttcaggtggagtattcgtatacgggatgggagactacggagagggaggtgattccgtacatttcttgctaattgccgtgaaaaacggcccggaagatgcggcgccgcgcaagactggcgcgctccaatcgaacctcttgtacaaaatggtgcgccaaaacgaatgaagccgtatctttcgggccgttttttacggcaattaggaagaaatgaacggaatcaccttcctctccgtagtctcccatcctgtatacgaatactccacctgaaatctgcaccacctcagattcgcggggtgatgcctttaatttaaaaacacCAATGGACCTAGTACGTCCGTAGATATTTTTTCAATCCAAAAGAAAGTTGCGAAGATATAGATATGAAGCAAGAAGTTGTTATAAAAGCTTTTTTCAGGGCATGATTCTTTCGAATAACTCTTGATTTTTATGAAGAGTTATTTGGAAGAGTCATGCCTGAATGACTGAGTTGTACCGCATTGTTTACTTGCAAATTATCcgctattttaaaaaaattaacggaCTTCGACTTCCTAAGCTTAACCACCGCACAATAAATAATCCAATTCTTATGGACACACTCTTGCTCGTTATAGAGTTTGATCTACATCTGTTCACCCTATGTCACTTCGATTCAAGAACTGATGCAATTCGGGATGCGTTTGACGGCTATGCCCCTACATGACGCTACAAGAGACCTTATTCTTCTCAATCAGCAACGTCTTACAGACGTTGAAGTGAAGTGGGGAATATCAAATTGACCAATATTCCCCTAATTTGTTAATATGAGTATTTAGTCTCCAACTTGAAGCGAACAATGAACAGTTGGAGACAATGGCGAAGGATCTCGAAGCGGAGAAGGGCAAGATGGGTTCGAACGCTTGATTTCACTGCCTACTGATTGATTGGGGTGGCCAACCAGGTACATACCTACTCGATTCCAGATGTGATCCTCAGAGACATAATGCCGATGTCAATCGCTAATCAATTAATGAACGGAGAAGTTATTGAAGCTTGTGAGTTGTTCTATTTTAATAACTGCAACGATCCTTATAGTCCAATCCCTCACAAGCATAGTCGTCGGCGCTTTTCGTtgcttgaaggcagcgtaccacgaaattgacggaatgtgggaacctgatggaaaacatgGAGTTCGGTTTGTAGATTAAGAATATGGTTGGGAGGGGGCTCAATTCTTTCCAATCATCTTGAAAAGAGGCGTgggaaacagttttttttttcatattacaTTTGTTACGTTTTTTGCATTGCATTTTtacatgcgtttttttttacttttgctcCTACGCCGTTAGAACGCTCCACCCCTGCACACgcaccgcgtccacgagcgagcggtcgaggatcaaTGGGGTCTCATCAGCTTATTCAAGAGAGACCAATGAATCGCCTGCTAAATGAAGCGAAACGTGCAAATAGGGGTGCGTTCCAATATATCTGGTAGGAACTGAAGCGTTTcccaggccgtttttacgacgttTGATTAAAAACTGAGCGGGCCACACTCTTATTTGTAATCTTTAGCTCTATGTTTTCCGTCACTCCTACACACTACGCCAATTTaatgatacgctgtctttaaatgATTGACGCGCACCTCCGATCTTTGCTAATCAAAAAGCGTACCGCCGCAGTCCGAGCAAATATAAGTACCGACATCCATAGGTTCCTAAATTTTTGGACAAATATGAGAGACGGCAAATCGGTTGCAGGTGAATACGATCAGGCGACTGTAATGTTCTCAGACGTACCGAATTTCCAATCAATACTACCGTATTCAAAGCCAAAAGATATCGTACAGATGCTCAACGATCTGTTCCATCGTTTTGATCGATTGGTAGTCATGCATAAGGTTAGTCTTCCTCACTATGCTAAGGGCGAAGAACTTAGCTGCCCAGTACATATGTTGAAAAGGAGAAATGGTGTGAAGAGCACTGCACCGTTACGTACGCACACACTCACGCACTTTTGTACCACAAATCAAGCATTTGCGACTCGATTGTATCTAACATATTTTGTAGGTTTATAAAGTGGAAACTGTTGGGGACAGTTACATGACGGTTGGAGGGATTCCAGAACAACTCCCAGAACATGCCGAAATGATCTGTCATGTTGCAATCGGTGAGTGTGGAGTGTTTCCTTTCAGtggttaaattttttaaaattgaaataagtTCTTCGcttgttcattttattgttaGGATTACGTTACTTACCAGTTACGTAGTGAAAACGGTAGCAAATGCTGGTTTGTGCGACTTACCTATAAGTCgtaaaaattgtaattatgtatttgtctatttacttcaatatttatatgtatgtaaTACTTCTTGTATTTCTTGAGCGGAAACGAATTTCTCTATGAAAACGTGGatgttcgactttccttgaatcaaGATATGACATTGCAACTTCTTCTTAATATATGTGAAGCAAGACGAGCAGTTCGATAGGCAGGTCAGAACGAtctgaagctcagtgcagttagCAGCTGTGTTCGAAGAGGGGcggaggagcgtagcggcaAGGATTGAGGTAGGAACATCGCGACCTGCGGCGATAAGCTGTGCAAGCAAGAGTCCCGTGCTTCCCTACCCTAACATCGCGGTAAAGCGAAACGGTTGAAATTGACGGAAAATCCTcgttagcaccactcatcactGCGGTCCGAATGAAGCTAGCGATGCTTCTAtattcgagtcaaaacgacataaatcacgagtgtagttgcggtgcatctgctacgcgctcgaaatggcgcggtggaggcagtaTCTGTAATTGAGGTGGGCTCGTCGCaagctgcagcgatgggtgatgccagcaaAAGTTTCACCACGCTGccagccgctacgctctaccgcaccgctctacgcctcgagagaagccgcgcaCGCAATTGTGTACGTACttcgtcgttttgaccctactatacctcAATCCAAACCAATGattccactgcgccgcttcgagtgcagaaAAATTCACCGAgcttcagacttttttctgaCCTGACTGTATCATATGACGGTCTGCTAATATCACGATTATTGGATATACTCGGGTATTGAGAGTCAGCTAAGACGACgacgtcgaaacgttagccttGATGAAGAGAATCAGCAATCTTGGCCCTTGCTTCACATAAATTATGGACCAAAAACTCTCCATCTAGTTGAGATCTTAAACGCTGGCAACAAAactgaaatgtgaaaaaaactgatttagGAATGTTGTGGGAAACACGATCTGTGATTGAACCAGTCACCAAAAAATCTGTACAAGTCCGTATCGGTATTCATTCCGGACCACTGGTAACTGGAGTTGTAGCAGTAAAAATGCCCAGGTACGACCGGcttcttttgcttttccaGAGCTTTGAGTCGCCCATAACaaactatttcatttttttcgtagtgCTTCTTtgactaaaaacaaaaacaaatgcgTTTTAGATATTGTTTATTTGGCGACACGGTCAGCATGGCGTCAAGTATGGAATTACATGGTTTGCCAGGAAAAATACATTGTAGCGAAAAGGTAAACATGatttttcttaggaaaattGTAGAGGAATTTAAGATACCGCATAACATTTATAGTCCTACAAATACGCTATGCAAACAGGACGATTCGAGTTCACGAGCCGAGGAAGAATAAACATCAAAGGGAAGGTGAATATGCTTTGAttgatattttattatatatttattatttcattttatttatttatattttattgtgaAGATTATTGGCTGCACATTCGCAAACTTCATGACAGTTTAGGGAGAAGTGGAAACATACTTTCTGATCCGAAGCACCAAGAAAAGTGTATGGGAAATAGTGGATCGAGAGCGAGGTGGGTAAAATGTACACGGAGGGTGGCATTTGCTACATCGAACAACtaaacgatgaaaaaaaacgcaaagtCATAGTGAAAAATCTTGGAACCATAGTTTGTTTCATCTTGCTGTAGACGAACTACTTATATCGTCTTTTCCGTCCCCCAACAAAGCAGccataccacgaaactgacgatgttgagattCCTTCACAGAAAGATAGGGTCAGagatgtagatcacgagtattaGCGCAATCATGTTCAATTCTCGGTGATTGTCCTGAAAATTGTGAATgatagaatgaatgaatgaatctaCCCTAAAAACGGGCAAACGTGCTGTAATCGTACGTAGGAAATTAGTAGTGTTGCGATCAACAGCTGCTGAATTTTTGTCCATCCCACTTCAAACGAAACGACCTCATGAAAAATCTTACAGAAATACTTTGGTGAAATTATTGGAACTAGGCAACAAAGTTCCGGATGGTCCTCCATTAATCATCTGTCAAAAGAAAGGAGTAGCGATAGACTTGATCACATGTATGTATACATATTAAAGTAATACCCGAAAGGAAACAAACTAGTACTTCACTGCTGTACAGATTTTCATCCGGGCTCCTTCACTTTCCTCAGACATTTCAACTGTGGGATTTCTccgaaaactcgaaaaaaaaagactacacATAAACAAAATCCTTCACTGGATTTCAGATGTTCACAAGAACACCATTGATGGATATGAAGAGCTGGCAACGGGCCTGAAGTACGCTGAGCACCAAAATTCTGTCGTTCATCCAGTAGCGACGCAAACGACGAAGACGTGCACTATTTCATAAATATTCGTGACATAGTTTACACATACCTCAATGCTTTTGAAAAGTCGCAAGGATAAAGCTTTGTTTTGTTCGTAGTCATGTGACAGCACTGATATGAAAGATGCACCTTCCGACCGCAGTTCGACTTTGAATCATGCTCCCCAGACAGCGCTAGAAGTGCAGACACAATGAAAAACGACTGGAAAGTCTGGAGGAGCAAAGCGATACATTAGAGTCAAAATGTTGATTTAAACACGTTGTTTTATTGTTCCTATTCCTTTTAATTGTGTTGCGATTTTGACGCAATACCTCTAGTTGGAGAGTATTACGGTGTGGAAACGGTGAGAGTGAATTAAAGGCGCAATTGCTTAAAAGCAGCGCATCAAAAAACTTACCGCTCCGGTGTCCCTTTGGACAAATATAAAgttcgggatgtagattacaaCTATGACCATGGCCCATTCACTTTCTCCTAATCGTGTTTAAAAAACGTCGTAACCGCTACAGTTTCTGCGAGGCATGTTAGGATGCCTCATCTTTGTACACGCTCCACACTGCTGAAGAGATCTCACTAATCCTCGACCGAGTGGGCGAGCACCAAGGTGGCGCGTTGTCACACGcattcgtaggaacaaacgtcgCCTCCCAAGCCGTTGTTCAAGACGATTAAGCGGGACCATGCATGTACTCATAATGCACACTCAAATCTAATCTAAatttgcccacagagatcCTAACAGACCCCAACATAGCCCTTTTCGTAATACGGTCCTTTTTGCTTTATATTTTTACTCCCCGTCGGTGAATCGGTAGCTGAATCTCTCCTGGATCCATTGTAATTTATTCATCACGAAGATGTAGGGGGTGTGTGGGTGTGGTTTGCATGTATTGTTATCCAGAGAAGATAATATTTGCAAACCATACCTAGAAAACGTGGATAAGGGCTTTACGCACATCAACTCTAGATGCACAGAGTTaccactcttttttcttggccGCATCTAAGTATAgtgccaaaacgacatgatacggtgtgcagttgcgtaagcaactgagctcgaagcggtggaggaacgtagcagttaggatcgaagGAGGACCCTTGGTAGCGCCATTCCTCGCTGCACTTTGCGCTGGTCCCGCCTCGACTCGAACCGCTTCCTCCACCTCGCCGCTTAGCACGCAGCcacctacgcaattgcacagtacttcatgttgttttgaccctactacttATTGCACGTGCTCGAAGAGTACGCGACTGAAATATGTCACAGACCAACTTAAATCCTTTAAAGCACTACTAATAATACACCGTTACGGTAGGCAAATGCTGTCACTAAACTTACGTGAATCAACAAGGTGCGGAGAAATGGGTCTAGAGCTTGTTTCGACTTTACACCACTACATTTAGTATATAAACACAATGAGGACAGAATCATTTATTCACAATAACTTGTAGTTGCTGGACACTTTTTATAGTTCTTCCGGAAAAGTTGGTCACATCACGCAATATTGAGTACAATGAGCTACAATTCACTCACATTGTTCAGCTAAGGAGTgcaatttttctcctcatttttttt
This window of the Necator americanus strain Aroian chromosome III, whole genome shotgun sequence genome carries:
- a CDS encoding hypothetical protein (NECATOR_CHRIII.G12307.T3), with amino-acid sequence MFGFIHESIRQLMLRKYGDELWQEVLTRAGFENGKENVVNYYYSDSDTYSLVDSVAVITKMTREQVWEMYGSFLIEYTMEIGWDELIRSMSPNLKGFLDNLDSLHYFIDHVVYKANLRGPSFRCEENADGSITLHYFTGRPGLYPIVRGVLREVAKRVFNIDISLNITGRTQRSVQMATGERVEEHVIFVVKTVDQGRDSSSDASTAEPFSTSDNSDQSLKMNATDFCAALPYHIIMDEHCRLIQAGKELINHVPAELLSVGTPIMRIFEVNRPQIPFDFDNICNFINAVFVLQVKTSPTDMKKQIDEENGDGSTASATYHHGHHLKLKGQMMLLSDNKTGNNLLARRRGTEESTLLSIFKPTLRYMSRTVRTTSLIYICSPYVTSIQELMQFGMRLTAMPLHDATRDLILLNQQRLTDVEVNLQLEANNEQLETMAKDLEAEKGKMDVILRDIMPMSIANQLMNGEVIEACEYDQATVMFSDVPNFQSILPYSKPKDIVQMLNDLFHRFDRLVVMHKVYKVETVGDSYMTVGGIPEQLPEHAEMICHVAIGMLWETRSVIEPVTKKSVQVRIGIHSGPLVTGVVAVKMPRYCLFGDTVSMASSMELHGLPGKIHCSEKSYKYAMQTGRFEFTSRGRINIKGKGEVETYFLIRSTKKSVWEIVDRERDVHKNTIDGYEELATGLKYAEHQNSVVHPVATQTTKTCTIS
- a CDS encoding hypothetical protein (NECATOR_CHRIII.G12307.T1); the encoded protein is MIGADKKERALGLKEMNHLAGFYEAAYHEMDNVGVSVVQHTAWGVAYEYKRGPAQILPIIMKNGRGMTFPTNSTAFNIICFQFGFIHESIRQLMLRKYGDELWQEVLTRAGFENGKENVVNYYYSDSDTYSLVDSVAVITKMTREQVWEMYGSFLIEYTMEIGWDELIRSMSPNLKGFLDNLDSLHYFIDHVVYKANLRGPSFRCEENADGSITLHYFTGRPGLYPIVRGVLREVAKRVFNIDISLNITGRTQRSVQMATGERVEEHVIFVVKTVDQGRDSSSDASTAEPFSTSDNSDQSLKMNATDFCAALPYHIIMDEHCRLIQAGKELINHVPAELLSVGTPIMRIFEVNRPQIPFDFDNICNFINAVFVLQVKTSPTDMKKQIDEENGDGSTASATYHHGHHLKLKGQMMLLSDNKSLIYICSPYVTSIQELMQFGMRLTAMPLHDATRDLILLNQQRLTDVEVNLQLEANNEQLETMAKDLEAEKGKMDVILRDIMPMSIANQLMNGEVIEACEYDQATVMFSDVPNFQSILPYSKPKDIVQMLNDLFHRFDRLVVMHKVYKVETVGDSYMTVGGIPEQLPEHAEMICHVAIGMLWETRSVIEPVTKKSVQVRIGIHSGPLVTGVVAVKMPRYCLFGDTVSMASSMELHGLPGKIHCSEKSYKYAMQTGRFEFTSRGRINIKGKGEVETYFLIRSTKKSVWEIVDRERDVHKNTIDGYEELATGLKYAEHQNSVVHPVATQTTKTCTIS